One window of the Bradyrhizobium sp. NP1 genome contains the following:
- a CDS encoding NAD-dependent epimerase/dehydratase family protein has protein sequence MKDERPRVLVTGASGFVGGHLVPFLASHGWKVRCAARRPRACADEVVVGEIDARTDWRAALTGVEAVLHLAGRAHHPGEEGQADLYRAVNTDGTLQLARSAAAAGVRRFIHVSTILVNGSTTDGRAPFRETDAMTPRGVYGRSKAEAENGLKEIAANSAMAVTVIRPPLIYGAGARGNFELLVRAIRRGVPLPLASIRNRRAFLSVHNLASFVTGRLASAQTGYEIFLVADAEQISTPEFATRIATAVGRSARLVALPLPMLRMALKLAGRAEAGDSLIGSMELDLSRALATGWRPELTLDAALRAALAQPQRS, from the coding sequence ATGAAGGACGAGCGGCCGAGGGTGCTCGTGACCGGCGCAAGTGGCTTCGTCGGCGGTCATCTCGTGCCGTTCCTCGCCAGCCACGGCTGGAAGGTCCGCTGCGCGGCGCGCCGGCCGCGAGCTTGCGCAGACGAGGTTGTCGTCGGGGAAATCGATGCGCGGACAGATTGGCGGGCGGCGCTGACCGGGGTCGAGGCGGTGCTGCACCTCGCCGGCCGCGCCCATCATCCGGGCGAGGAGGGGCAGGCCGACCTCTACCGCGCGGTCAACACCGACGGCACCTTGCAGCTTGCGCGATCCGCCGCGGCGGCGGGCGTTCGCCGCTTCATCCATGTCAGCACGATCCTCGTCAACGGCAGCACCACCGATGGCCGCGCGCCGTTTCGGGAAACGGATGCCATGACGCCGCGCGGGGTCTATGGACGCTCGAAGGCCGAGGCCGAGAACGGCCTCAAGGAGATTGCGGCGAATTCGGCCATGGCCGTCACGGTGATCCGGCCGCCTTTGATCTACGGTGCCGGCGCGCGCGGCAATTTCGAACTGCTTGTCAGGGCGATACGGCGCGGGGTTCCGCTTCCGCTGGCCTCGATCCGCAACCGTCGCGCGTTCCTCAGCGTTCACAACCTTGCGTCCTTTGTTACAGGCCGGCTGGCCAGCGCGCAGACCGGATACGAGATCTTCCTGGTGGCGGATGCCGAACAGATCTCGACACCGGAATTCGCAACACGCATTGCGACGGCGGTGGGCCGGTCGGCGCGGCTGGTCGCCTTGCCGCTGCCAATGTTACGGATGGCGCTGAAGCTGGCCGGGCGTGCCGAGGCCGGCGACAGCCTGATCGGCTCAATGGAGCTCGATCTCTCTAGGGCGCTCGCAACCGGTTGGCGGCCGGAGCTTACACTTGACGCCGCGCTGCGCGCCGCACTGGCGCAGCCGCAACGAAGCTGA
- a CDS encoding glycosyltransferase family 4 protein, whose amino-acid sequence MRAPAKVVVVSQHYPPDRSTTASIMSEIAEHLAMRWPVLVLSGTPGSATNDGAPARRAVIEEVRNQLAAKAALIRRAVIEASFAVRVFVRLVRRLQRGDVAIAVTAPFLLPYAVVAAAKLKRARSVLILHDLYPEVLVAAGLLRPKSLLAMALRGVNRFTFRALDSIITIGRDAERLLLRYRGLRADKISFIPNWATLAPAVRPSGSDNPYRPPSPVRFVVGLSGNLGFTHDPDIVFEAARMLAGDAGIHFLLSGWGVGFERLKEMQAQAGLVNVTLVDRVEETQLEQFLSAADVWLIPYRRDVAGVSVPSRFYNLLAVGRPVILVSEPDAEAALILTENRLGWVVQPAVAQDLARAIRAASRADDPSLPERAVAVAQRFSLQHAMAGYAAVVERLLGEGKQTEPGR is encoded by the coding sequence ATGCGCGCGCCCGCCAAAGTCGTCGTCGTCAGCCAACATTACCCGCCGGATCGCAGCACGACCGCATCGATCATGTCCGAGATCGCCGAGCATCTGGCGATGCGCTGGCCCGTGCTCGTGCTTTCGGGAACCCCCGGCTCGGCAACCAACGACGGCGCGCCAGCCCGCCGCGCGGTCATCGAGGAGGTCAGGAATCAGCTCGCCGCCAAGGCTGCGCTGATCCGGCGCGCCGTCATCGAGGCCTCCTTTGCGGTGCGCGTATTCGTCAGGCTCGTGCGGCGCCTGCAGCGCGGCGACGTGGCGATCGCGGTCACGGCACCCTTCCTGTTGCCCTACGCTGTCGTCGCTGCCGCGAAGCTGAAGCGGGCGCGTTCCGTGCTCATCCTGCATGACCTCTATCCGGAGGTTCTGGTGGCAGCCGGTCTGCTGCGGCCGAAATCGTTGCTCGCCATGGCGCTGCGCGGTGTGAACAGGTTCACGTTCCGAGCCCTGGATTCGATCATCACGATCGGACGGGACGCCGAGCGGCTGCTGTTGCGCTACCGGGGACTGCGCGCCGACAAGATCAGCTTCATCCCGAACTGGGCGACGCTCGCGCCCGCCGTTCGGCCGTCCGGTTCGGACAACCCCTATCGTCCGCCGTCGCCGGTGCGCTTTGTCGTCGGTCTCTCCGGCAATCTCGGCTTCACGCACGATCCGGACATTGTCTTCGAGGCCGCGCGGATGCTCGCGGGCGATGCCGGGATTCATTTTCTGCTGTCGGGTTGGGGGGTCGGCTTCGAACGCCTGAAGGAGATGCAGGCGCAGGCCGGACTTGTGAATGTCACCCTGGTGGATCGCGTCGAGGAGACGCAGCTCGAGCAATTCCTCTCCGCCGCGGATGTCTGGCTCATTCCCTATCGCCGGGATGTCGCCGGCGTCTCGGTGCCGAGCCGGTTCTATAACCTGCTGGCCGTGGGACGCCCCGTGATTCTCGTTTCCGAGCCCGATGCCGAGGCAGCACTGATCCTGACGGAGAACAGGCTCGGCTGGGTCGTGCAACCGGCCGTGGCGCAGGACCTGGCCCGCGCGATACGCGCCGCGTCCCGCGCCGACGATCCTTCGCTGCCCGAGCGCGCCGTCGCCGTTGCGCAAAGGTTCAGCCTGCAACATGCGATGGCAGGCTATGCCGCGGTGGTTGAACGGCTGCTGGGTGAAGGGAAGCAAACGGAGCCGGGGCGATGA
- a CDS encoding SDR family NAD(P)-dependent oxidoreductase, producing the protein MTRLSHLTLRNYLIAAHDVLATAAALFVAVYLRFDGGQGFYDRLPLLLRILPYFLLFAVVVCYVFNLTTTKWRFISLPDALNIVRVATVLTLALVVLDYVIVVPGVSTFFLGRVSVVLYWFLEVSFLSALRFLYRYFRYTRARRHARTDGASPMLLLGRAADAEVLLRGIESGAVKQLWPVGILSPSRADLGQSIRTIPVLGGVDDLEEVVRDFARRDKAITRIVMTPSAFEPEAHPESILMRAKRLRLMVSRLPSLASGETPRLAAVAVEDLLLRPSQSIDYGRLEALVKDKAVIVTGGGGSIGSEICERVVTFGAARLLVIENSEPALYAVTEALAAMDAAATIDGRIADIRDRERIHRLMRDFKPDLVFHAAALKHVPILERDWSEGVKTNIFGSINVADAALAAGADAMVMISTDKAIEPVSMLGLTKRFAEMYCQALDHEQGMLAAGRKRMRLISVRFGNVLASNGSVVPKFKAQIEAGGPVTVTHPDMVRYFMTIREACDLVLTAATHAVTPARSDVSVYVLNMGQPVKIVELAERIIRLSGLEPGIDIEITFTGMRPGERLNEILFASEEPAVEIGVSGIMAAKPNEPPMQAIRKWLAALEQAVDRDDFATIKTILKDAVPEFGSSAA; encoded by the coding sequence TCGACGGCGGGCAGGGCTTTTACGACCGCCTGCCGCTTCTGCTGCGCATCCTGCCGTATTTCCTGCTGTTTGCAGTCGTCGTCTGCTACGTCTTCAATCTCACCACCACGAAATGGCGCTTCATCTCGCTGCCCGATGCGCTCAACATCGTGCGCGTGGCGACGGTGCTGACGCTGGCACTCGTGGTGCTGGACTACGTCATCGTCGTGCCCGGCGTTTCCACGTTCTTCCTGGGCAGGGTCTCCGTCGTTCTCTACTGGTTCCTGGAAGTTTCGTTCCTGAGCGCGCTCAGGTTCCTCTATCGTTATTTCCGCTATACGCGCGCGCGTCGTCACGCGCGCACCGACGGCGCTTCCCCGATGCTGTTGCTCGGGCGTGCCGCCGATGCCGAGGTGCTGCTGCGTGGCATCGAGAGCGGCGCCGTCAAGCAGCTCTGGCCGGTCGGCATTCTCTCGCCCTCGCGCGCCGATCTCGGGCAGTCGATCCGCACCATCCCGGTGCTCGGCGGCGTTGACGACCTCGAGGAGGTCGTGCGCGACTTCGCCCGCCGCGACAAGGCGATCACCCGCATTGTGATGACGCCGTCCGCATTTGAACCCGAGGCCCATCCGGAAAGCATCCTGATGCGGGCCAAGCGGCTGCGGCTGATGGTGAGCCGCCTGCCGTCGCTTGCCAGCGGCGAGACGCCGCGCCTTGCCGCGGTTGCCGTCGAAGACCTGCTGCTGCGCCCGAGCCAGAGCATCGATTATGGACGCCTGGAAGCGCTGGTGAAGGACAAGGCGGTGATCGTCACCGGTGGCGGCGGCTCGATCGGATCGGAAATCTGCGAGCGCGTCGTCACCTTCGGCGCCGCGCGGCTGTTGGTGATCGAGAATTCGGAGCCGGCGCTCTACGCCGTCACCGAGGCGCTGGCGGCGATGGACGCCGCAGCCACCATCGACGGACGGATCGCCGATATCAGGGATCGCGAGCGCATTCATCGGCTGATGCGCGACTTCAAGCCCGATCTGGTGTTTCACGCCGCCGCGCTCAAGCATGTGCCGATCCTCGAGCGGGACTGGAGCGAAGGGGTCAAGACCAACATCTTCGGTTCGATCAACGTGGCCGATGCGGCGCTCGCCGCCGGCGCGGACGCCATGGTGATGATCTCGACCGACAAGGCGATCGAGCCGGTTTCGATGCTGGGGCTCACCAAGCGTTTTGCCGAGATGTACTGCCAGGCGCTCGACCATGAGCAGGGGATGCTGGCCGCCGGCAGGAAGCGGATGCGGCTGATCTCCGTGCGCTTCGGCAATGTGCTGGCCTCGAACGGCTCGGTGGTGCCGAAGTTCAAGGCCCAGATCGAGGCCGGCGGCCCGGTGACGGTGACGCATCCCGACATGGTCCGCTATTTCATGACCATCCGCGAGGCCTGCGACCTGGTGCTGACGGCGGCGACCCATGCGGTGACGCCGGCGCGCTCCGACGTCTCGGTCTATGTGCTGAACATGGGCCAGCCGGTGAAGATCGTCGAACTTGCCGAGCGCATCATCCGTCTCTCCGGGCTCGAGCCCGGCATCGACATCGAGATCACCTTCACCGGCATGCGTCCCGGCGAGCGGCTCAACGAGATCCTGTTCGCCAGCGAAGAGCCGGCCGTCGAGATCGGTGTTTCCGGCATCATGGCGGCAAAGCCCAACGAGCCGCCGATGCAGGCAATCAGGAAGTGGCTCGCCGCGCTGGAGCAGGCGGTCGACCGCGACGATTTCGCCACCATCAAGACCATCCTCAAGGACGCCGTTCCGGAATTCGGCTCGAGCGCGGCTTGA